aaatatttttgctTAAAAAGCAATAATTTAACACTTTCTAAAAGCTTGATAatcaaattaaactttttttgaaaaattgaggACTAAACTTAACTCCgaaaaagaattaaagaaatcttaaaagacaaaatttgattaataattaaataatataaaccaaaattaatttataaacacgaataaaataaatttaaaaagattctataaaaagaatataaaaacaaaaataaaaataaaaagaggagaaagaaaagaaaaggaagtcCAACACAGCACATCACCTTTGAACATCTACGATTGAGCATAACCACCTGTCCATTGTCTTagaccaaataaataaataaataaaccgtGTATTAAAACGAAATTCATAgcaaaccaaaaagaaaaagaaagcgaaaaagaaaaagaaaaagcttaCCTCTCTGTCTGTCTCCCCCACTCAGCGCTTTGACGGCTACAATTAACGCGTGTCGCTACTGCTTCAGGCGAGGCCCTTCCAGATCTGAGCCCTCCCAAGAACTCCACTCAATCATTTACTTACAtctctcttttttattattattctttcttGGCTTCGGATTTGGATTTTGGATTTCTGAAAAAATATGGAGTCGGAGCAGCGTCTGAAGCGGAAGAGGATCTACAGGCCCTACTCCCGAGCTCAGTTTTTGTCACGGAGGTCCTTAATCTTGTGCCTTTCTTTCTTCGTTTTCCTCATGTTCTTGTCTTCGGAGAGGTTCCCGATCCGAACGGTGTCGTTTCACCCAGTTGTGAGCGTCCCCAGTCTTTCTATCCTCTCCAAAAATTCCCTTCAAGATTCTTTTCATGCTAAGTTACGGTTTCCTTTGAGCGTCGAAGACCGAGTTTTGTTCCCCGATCACTTGCTCCTGCTTGTATCCGACAAGATCGATGAAGCTGAAAAGTTGGACTGTGTTTACCACAAGGTTTTGAATCATAAGGATGTTGTTCGTCAACGGGTTTTGTCTGTGGATGAATTCGATGGATTTCGATCGGTTGTTAGGTGCCCTCTTCCACCATGGAATTACTCGGCTGCTGCGGGTTTGATGTGGCGAGGACATGGGGTTGATTATAGTTTGTCTTTGAGGAGTAATCGGACGGTTCATTCGTGGGATAGATTGGTTTATGAAGCGGCATTCGATGGGAAAACTGCCGTTGTTTTCGCTAAAGGGTTGAATCTTCGACCGCATAAAGAATCTGATCCGAATAGGTTCATGTGCCAATTTGGTTTGAAGAATTCGGATGAAGAAGATGAAGGGTTTGTGGTAATGACTGAAGCAATAGTGGCTGCACAGGAGGTTGTTAGGTGTTCATTGCCCAGCAGTATAAGAAATAATCGGGACTTGGCTCAGGGGATTCGAGTTACAGTTGTTCTTGCCAGCAGGAATGATGTCGAACATGTACGGATGCCATCTGCAGTTAGATTTCGCAATTCCAGATCCTATGATCACAGGAGGAATCGGATGAGGCAAAAGGAGAACATTGCTGTGCCTTCTGTAGCTAAACTATACAATTCGAAGTCTTACCAGACAAAAAGGAATGATGGGAAATTCGAGCTCTGTGCCTGCACTATGCTCTGGAACCAGGCACCAGCACTGCGGGAGTGGATTATGTACCATACCTGGCTCGGAGTTGAACGTTGGTTCATTTATGACAATAATAGTGATGATGGAATCCAAGATGTTATCGAAGAACTTGATTTTCAAGACTATAATGTTAGCAGACATACCTGGCCATGGATTAAAACTCAAGAGGCAGGATTTTCACATTGTGCTTTGAGAGCAAGAAATGAGTGTAAATGGGTAGGATTCTTTGATGTCGATGAGTTCTACTACTTCCCTCGTCATCACCGGAGAGGGTTACCAGGTCAGAATTTACTAAGATCCCTAGTAGCAAATTACTCGTCATCACGGACGATTGCAGAGATAAGAACAGCTTGTCACAGCTTTGGACCATCCGGATTGAGCTCACCGCCATTGCAAGGAGTAACTGCAGGTTACACTTGCCGGCTCCAAAGCCCTGAGCGACACAAGTCCATTGTGCGCCCTGATTTGCTCAACGAAACTCTTCTCAATGTGGTGCACCACTTCCAGCTGAAAAAGGGATTCAGGTACCTGAATGTACCCGAAAGTTCTATCATAATAAACCACTACAAGTACCAGGTATGGGAGACCTTTAGAGCAAAGTTCTTCAGAAGGGTTGCAACATATGTTGTTGACTGGCAAGAAAACCAGAACCAGGGGTCAAAAGACCGAGCCCCAGGGCTAGGAACCGAGGCCATTGAACCACCAAACTGGCGAAAACAGTTCTGCGAAGTCTGGGACACTGGTCTGAGAGACTTTGTCCTAGCAAATTTAGCTGATCCTGCCACAGGAAGCTTACCCTGGGAGAAGTCTCTTTTGTAACGATACCAAATATGATTGCTTCCAAGCTTGGTGCCCATGGGAAACAGTGTAATGACAACAACAAAAcacattcttttcattttttttcttttgcatttttaTCTGATTTTTTTAGACATGAGATCTATTGATTATAGGTTCTTACACGGCTGTAAATTTTGTGATGATGGAATAACAATTTTGTGATGATGGAATAACATTTTTTCCCCTCTTTCATTTCTATCCTAGCTAATgagtgtttattgatgattgaCTGATACTACATCTTCATGTTTTTCCTACAAATAAGATGACGATTAGAGTAGGAAATAAGATGAAGACTAGGGCACTACCAaacaatttaatgaatttaaaggGAGCAATTCAAATAAAAGTAGGAAAAGCTCACAATTCTATTATAttaacaatagtagtaataatagGAGGGTGAACTTGAATGCATGAAGTAAAACGTTTTCAATTATCTTAAAAGTAGAGAATAACTGCATTCTCTCTATATTAAATGGACAATGCATGGTTCTTTTGAGTGTATTACTTAAAGTAGAAGATAACTGGCAGTTTTGGAAGTTTAGCCTATAACAAGCACCTGTATTACTTAGACCTGCGTGTCAGTGTCAAATACGGACATAAGCGTCTGGTGATCAATTCTTTCTTAAGTTTTTTAATACATGGAAGGGTCATATTCTAGTACTCATGTTCAGATATGAGTTGGACACAGCAGTCAAATGAGGGGACTTCCAAAAACTGAAGAGTCAGATCAACATAAATATGTAGAGGGTATACTCAACATTCATACACAGCACATTATTCTTAGGGCTAGAAACATGCCATTGTAGATTTTACGCGAATACTAGGTTAGCAtatgtttttgtttaaataaGAAATTTTCAACTGCATATTCAAGAATGTTCGACGTAAAGCATCAGAAATTATCAATAGCAATAGTTTCAGGACCAGAGCAATATTGAATTATCAATTACATGGCAGCATTGTGGCTCCGGTCCGGACATCTTCTGCCCTCAGTTTCAAGAAACATCACTGCCTGGGAAAcctaaaaatatgaaaacaagaACAAACACCTTAAAACTCAAACAGACGGAGAGAGGGATAATAAAATTCACAAAGTAGGGGAAACAAACAACCAAAATAGCATCTTAGAAACTTTCAAAAGGACCAAAAGGGCATGCAGTTTATGTTCTCATGTCTACAGTTGTTGAGCGGGATCCATATTTGTGAACCAAGATGTTGCAGATATTGCAGTCAATACAAATTTATCTCATGTCCATCTCCTGAGAAACTTTCAATAGAATGTTGCAAAGTTGTGAACATTTAATACAAGCAAGAAGTATTACACTGTTGTCGAAAAGCATGACTGAAACTATGACCAAAATATCCAGGTACCATCAAATCTGGATGGTTTTCAGGAAGGCTAAATATCCAGATACCATCAATTGTCCGTAATAATATCATGGTAGTATTCTCTGCATGTCATATGATATGTACCTATTACCAGGTCTTATCAGCAACTAAACAGAGTATGGTGCAAGTTAATGAGGAAATTTGAGTGAAGTATAAAGTAAAGGTAAAAGAAGTGACGGCAATATGTTGCATTTTTATCATTGGTGTTTACCAGCAGAATATCCTAAATTTCTTCAACAAAATTGATGTCTACAGTTGTCAAAGATGCCTTCAGATGAAATTCAACACTCCAGAAAGGAAGTGGGAAAGGGAGAAGCTCCATTTTATGtcattaaggttttttttttttttgtctgatCAGTCGATGTCTCACCAAAATAAGTCTTTTAAGTAAAAGGACAAAAATGACCCCTTTTTCTATTCTACAAGAAATACACATTTTTTAAAAAGTGTTTCATAATGTTGAATTGCGCAAGAATGGAAAAAAGAATTACCTTAAACAAAGTCCGCAGCTGATGTTAAGAGCAAGATATGAATGCTCATAGCTTGATTTGATCAAACTCACTCTTGAACCACTGATGGCATGCTACTCATGTAGTTTGCAAGCGTGGCATCCAATTTCTCTCCAATGTAAGAAATCCATGtctgaaaataaataaatcaggTCAATAAGATTATTCTTTCTAGAAACAAAAAGCGAGGAAGAAAAATTAACAGAGAACACCCGAGCATTTGACTCAGTGTTGAATGTTATTCCCCGGGCCTTCCAGCATAGTTTGAATCCCCCTTTCCccaaatcaaagaaaaattaagAGAAGACAGTGGATAACCAGCAAGACAATGTCTtagaaattaagaaaatattttatccaCAAGAGACAAAGTTCGATGGAAAATAACCATAGCATCTGTAAGAAAAAAGTAGGGTAATATGTCACGCTTAAAACTTTGCATCTTTCAGGGATgagaatgaatgaaaaaattaatcattattaaTATCCAGAGTATAATAAATGAACTAAACTAAAACACTAAAGAATAATAATGGACCTACAATCAAGTAAAGATCTCTATTTCACACATCAAAAAGGGAAGAGGAAAAGGGAAGGCAAAATAAAGCTAGGCATGAAATAAGACACTTATAGCATAAAATTCAAATTGGCCAGCTTAATACTAACAAAATATTGGATAATTTGTCAACACTGATATCTAAACTACCTGGTCAGAAGTTGTAAAACCCCTAATTGTGTCCCCACCAAGAACTGCAATGCCTCTATCTCCCAGTGGTTGCAAGATCACTGCCTAGTAAAGTGAAAATCACATAAGTCCTTTGATCTTTATATGCACACATAACATTATATGAAATGGCAGAGGAAAGTTAATACTGTACTCTTCCTTAAGTTGTGTAGTAACCATTTTCATttgtactttttcttttttggtaagaAGAAAGTTGGcatcgaaatttctttaagaattAATATTACTCCAAACCATATGATATtactattttatttgtttaatgattttttttatattttttagaaact
The genomic region above belongs to Gossypium hirsutum isolate 1008001.06 chromosome D05, Gossypium_hirsutum_v2.1, whole genome shotgun sequence and contains:
- the LOC107903685 gene encoding glycosyltransferase family 92 protein RCOM_0530710, with amino-acid sequence MESEQRLKRKRIYRPYSRAQFLSRRSLILCLSFFVFLMFLSSERFPIRTVSFHPVVSVPSLSILSKNSLQDSFHAKLRFPLSVEDRVLFPDHLLLLVSDKIDEAEKLDCVYHKVLNHKDVVRQRVLSVDEFDGFRSVVRCPLPPWNYSAAAGLMWRGHGVDYSLSLRSNRTVHSWDRLVYEAAFDGKTAVVFAKGLNLRPHKESDPNRFMCQFGLKNSDEEDEGFVVMTEAIVAAQEVVRCSLPSSIRNNRDLAQGIRVTVVLASRNDVEHVRMPSAVRFRNSRSYDHRRNRMRQKENIAVPSVAKLYNSKSYQTKRNDGKFELCACTMLWNQAPALREWIMYHTWLGVERWFIYDNNSDDGIQDVIEELDFQDYNVSRHTWPWIKTQEAGFSHCALRARNECKWVGFFDVDEFYYFPRHHRRGLPGQNLLRSLVANYSSSRTIAEIRTACHSFGPSGLSSPPLQGVTAGYTCRLQSPERHKSIVRPDLLNETLLNVVHHFQLKKGFRYLNVPESSIIINHYKYQVWETFRAKFFRRVATYVVDWQENQNQGSKDRAPGLGTEAIEPPNWRKQFCEVWDTGLRDFVLANLADPATGSLPWEKSLL